The stretch of DNA GAGGCGAGCTCAGGATTCGAACCCCGAACCCCCCGGATTGAAGCCACAGAGGCTGGACTTGAACCTGATTTGTCTGCAAATCAGACTCAGGGTCCCACTAACACTACTGAACAAGGCAAGTGGCTACTAACTACTGTTTTTTTATTGTCAATATGTATGGTATGCTGCAGCTGCACTCGTATTAAGTGCAGGGATCATTTTTTAACACATGTTTGAAAATGTATTTTGTTAGGCAACCTCACTTTAAGTACAGAACTAGAGGCAATGGGATTGAGCACTACTGAACAAGGCAAGTAACTTGGATTCTTATTTTTATTGTCCTTATATGTGCTATGCTACATTCATATCAAGTGCAGGATCTCCTTTTTCTTGACACTTGTAAATGTTTTATTTTGGCATCCTAACTAGCAGTAGACAAGTGGAGCCAAGGGGGAAGAGCATGGGCAAAGAGATTGATTCCATAAGCAGAGGTTTAGGGTCCATGATACCGATCATTgtcaaagaaaggaaaagaaggcCAGAGGCTCCTATGCAAGCTGCAAAGCTGGCTTCAGAGAGTGGGATCATAATTAGGCAGCATATACCAATATATCCAAGTTGGACAGACTACAAGAAGGATAGTAGTCAACTTATGAACTTAAAGGGCAAACTCAAGGTAAGGCTCTGTTCCACTATTTGAATCGATGCTACTTTATGTGCTGCCGGCATTATATAAGTAAAACTAGATGCACATTTAAATAAAACTAGATGCCCAAGCTGCAACTAGGTGCACCTTTAAGCAATAATACATTAGCCATACCGAGCATTACATATAATTATTGTAGTTCCTTTCTACTTTCTACTTTTGTCAGAGATTAATTTTATGCTATTTGATGAATAGGGAAAATTCGCCATTGATATCCACAGTGAGCCTGTAATAGTTGCAATGGAAGACATCCTAAAGTGTGCAACACGTCAGATGAGGTATAGGCTCAAAAAGAAGTACTTTGATGGGGTACCTGCTAATCAAGTGAGGACTACATCGCCCTTGAAGTGTATGACCGATGAACAATGGCCAAAATTGGTAGACATGTGGTCAAGCCCAGAGCACAAAGGTAATGTTTTCATCATGTTTGGACGGGTATATACATATTGGATATGAGGTACATTTCAGATCTTTTGAATCTGTTAGTAGGAATTAGAACATGTCAGCTACATCTGATAATTCTAGATTTATTATAGCAGTTTTCAGGTTGActataagataattcatgtaaTTTTCCTAGGTTTTTTAACCACATAGCTTCCTAAGATACATCAACTCAGGGGCAAAAAAATTATTCCATAGTCCAGTTTATAGCTCTGTTTGGATCAGCTCTATTTGCATTTTTAATGTAATAGTGGCCTGTGAAAACAAATGAAAATGAGGTTGCATGGAAATGACAGATGCATAGTGGTTCTATTACTTATGctatgtaattgtgccatgtgcaggacaaatgtgccaaaaaCCAACTAAATTGTGAAAAGGTTCAGTTTCAGCAGCGTACCAGATCTCGGTCTTACATTGCACATGCCTATGTCGTGGTAAGAAAAAACGATAATGTCATCTAGTTGGATGTAGTTTTTATGTACTTTAACATAACCATTACTCATGCCATCATGTTTCTCTCAACATTGTAGAAgcaagaaaaatacaaaaacagTGAGCCTACTGCAATTGATCTCTTTGAGGAGTTGCGTTGCAGCAAAACTAAAGGTTTTAGTGAACCTGTGAAGAAAGCTATAGTAAGTACTAAACTCTTACTTCTTTCCTTCTTTTACTAAGTACCTTATGCAATGAACCTTTATTTATATAATAATGCAAAACTGAAAACTTGCTTTGATTGCTAGGAGGATATGCATGCCCAGGAAGCCCTCACTTCACCATCAGTAGAAGATGGGCAGCAAGCTAAGGCTTCTATTGATGCTGTTTCCAAAGTGCTACCGAAGTCAAATACATTTCTGCGCAATGTTGGAATTCAGCAGCCCGCTGCCAAGACAACCAATGTGATGAAAGAGATACAAGCTGAACTAGATGCAAAGAAGCTAGAGTCTGTAGTACTTCAGGAGGAGCTTGAAAGATTGAAGGTGCAGACACAGGAATCAGATGCAAAAGTGGAAAAACAAGCTGAGAAGATTGAGAGCCTGAGGAAGATGGCAGCAGATACTCAGAGCCTCCTTGCTGGAATAGAACCATTTGTTTGGATTTAGTTGTGACTGGAAAAGAGCCATTTGTTTGGACTTGCTGAAAAAGAGTCATATCAAAGATATTGCTATTACTCAATTTACTTGCTGGATTATTACTCTCCAAACAGTCTGTTCATTTGGTTGCCTCCAAGTCCAAACAAAATGGACTTTTTATTCACCATCAGCTGAAAACATGCATCTTTTGATGGCAGGAATGAGGTGGCTGAGCTTGGAATTTAATGGCTGGTGTTAGTGTAGTTGAACTTGATCACTTTTGGTACTTCGGAACTTGGTGGTGTATGTGGCTCCTAGAATTTGGTGCTAGCTGCTGGTTGCTTGCAGGTTTGCGCTTTTGGTGGATGGAGTTTTCTTTCTACATTGGTTGCTGGAATGTAGGATTTTTTGCACTATTGCTGGCTGCTAGCAGGATGCAGGCTGGCTACTGGCATATAGTAGTGTCTGCTAGGTGGAATTTTTTGTACAGGAACTTGGCCCTACATGTTGGAACTTTTTAGTCGGCTGGGACTTGTTGGATGGTGGATGGATCATTTTGTATTCATGTTTTATGTTGTTGTATGGTACCATGATGGAAACAGTATTCTGGAACTCTTTTGTATGGGTTGGAAAATTAATTATGGCTGGAATGTATGGTTTGTTATGGCTGGAATGTGATTATAATATAATTATGCAaatagttatttatattttgtgATTGCTTTCTAATTAATTGGGCTGACACATAATATGGGCTAGCATTGTATTGTAACTGGGTCAAAAAAAATGGGCTAATTGGCCTGGTTATAATTGCAAATAAAAAGGCACATTGCTACATGGGCCGAATGTGAATTGCCACGTCATTTGCCACATCACTCGCCTTGTCAGCTGCCACATCGGATGTCATCATATATGTGGTGTTATTCGGTTCAATTTATTATGACGAATTTGCCTCGTCATTCATCAATGACAAGAGAAATATCGTCACTTTATCAATGACGATGTCCTCTGGTGGTCACAGAAGCTGGTTAGTCACCCACCTTCTGTGAGACAGCCACTTCGTCACTGTAGGCAGGCAGTGACAAGAAACAGGCTCTGATCGTCATATTCTGATCGTCACAGAAGCCCAGAATTCTTGTAGTAGGGTCAACACAATATAGGCCATCAGGACCATATCTTGCTAACAATTACTTCTATACGAGCAAAGATAAAAATTCTATAGGATATTAAATGACATGAAATTTCCTCTAGAACCGGCCGTAAGTTTAACCAAATGAATATAATATACTCAAATGACACTCTCAGTCTCTCATTGTGTAGGATTCCTCACCAAGAATTTCGTGGTGCCTCTCTTCCCTAACTTTCAGgctggcttatgtggagctcatggtagggagaaggagaaggcatACTTGCATCAAATATTTTGCGAAGTCATACACCATGATCGAGAAGCGCATGTGTGTAGTATATGGATGATATGTGGGATGGTGACTCCTCATATTATctctctttttattttattttagacATGGCTAggtgtcttttttttctccattcATGGCCTTCATGTGCCCATTCCTTTTTAGCACTTGGACAttcatgtgtccattttttttcagCATAACCCATGCCTTTGTTGCATAAAtggttgagagagagagatttcatAATTGATGGAGCACGTATTTAATGTATGAATAGATGACATATTTTTGCTATCTTTTGGTGTGGAAGTTTAGCAAGTGATGGTGGTGTGTACGTGATCTCAATCATAAGAGTATGAAAAGAAAATCACAAAGGTCgcaaaatttgacaaaactcaaaatGATGACACAAGTAGCATGTAAATAGGATTATTCAAAGTAGTCTACATGCATATAGCTTTGGTAGGAATTTTGCATCATTGAGGAATTTCTCATTTTGCCATTTTCAAAGATAAAGAATTCCGAACGTAAAGTTTCACTTGGAACAAGTTTGTGGCAACTTTAATTCATTATATCATACTTCTCAATAGCTTAGACTCAGATCATGCACTCGCAACCAACAAAATTTTAGGTTCTGCGGTGGTGGCAAGAGAATGACGTAACCCGAATTTGATGTACATATAAATTAAGAACAATTTCTTGCATTTAATTCAGTACATGAATTGATTTAGATGTTTGTTTGTGTCAGATTTGCAAATGAAAGAGGACCTCATCGAAGCGGAAAGAAttagggcaattcaagaagcactctgtggatACCTGCTGGATGAGGTCATAAATCCCAAGGGATAATTTCATGCAAACTAGGATAAGTGTGGGTTAAGTTGATCCAGATGGGGATGAGGATTAAGACTAGTACTAATTGAAGTACTTGTcaggaaacaacttatgtggatggCTACTTGCAACAGATTTTTTAATCCCATGTGCATTTGTATTTGAAGtaattgtaatatttgaagtgtatataaatatatattgtcCGTGCTCTGCAATATCCAAATATGAATACTCGATACGAATAAGAATACGCAAACAGCTATgaataattaaatttaaaaataaaaagaaaagaaacatatgcaaataaaaaaacaaaaaaaagaacttagtactggttggtgttaccaaccgctACTAAACCTGCCTTAACTTAtttaatttcttttcaaaattatagaaaagtcTCTTGCCTCCTTTAATTTTGTTTACAAAATGATAGAGATTCGCTTTATCTTATTTAATTTCTTTCCAAAATGATAGGAAAGTATCTCACCTCCTTTAATTTCTATCAAAAATGATAGGGAATCACCTAATCTTAtttaatttcttttcaaaatgaTAGGCAAGTCTCTCACCTCCTTTATTTTCTTTCCAAAATGATAGGGAATCGCCTTATCTTATTTAATTTCTTTCCAAAATGATAGGGAATCTCCTTATCTTATTTAATTTCTTTCTAAAATGATAGGCAGGTCTCCTCCTCTAGTTTCTTTCCCAATGATAGGGAATCGTCTTATCTTATTTAATTTCTTTCCAAAATGATAGGCAAGTATCTCACCTCCTTTATTTTCTTTCCAAAATGACTGGGAATTGCCTCATCTTATTTAATTGCTTTCTAAAATGATAGGGAATCACCTTATCTTATTTAATTTCTTTCCAAAATGATAGGCAATTCTCTCATCTCCTTTAAATTCTTTCCAAAATGATAGGGAATCACCTTATCTTACTAATTTATTTCCCAAACGGTAGGCTATTCTCTcacctcctttaatttctttccaAAATGATAGGGAATCATACTATTATCATATTTAATTTCCTTCCAAAATGATAGGAAAGTATCTCACCTCTTTTAATTTCTTTCCAAAATGATAGGGAATCTCCTTAtcttatttaatttattttcaaaatGATAGGCAATTAGCATCAATTATCCCTAAGATTAAGGGGGTGGAGAGGGGAGGCTTGGGGCAGGTGTAGGGGGTGGGACTGCCGGGGTGAGTTTCTAGGTGAAAAAAGTTCGTCTTTTTGAGCAGATTTATTTTCTAAAGTGTGGTTTTGAGACTTCCACTAAACTTTAATTTGGTACCCTTTAGCCCTGACCAGTGGACCCTCTgtgaggggtacggtgggcTTCATCTTGGTGGGAATGATTTTCAATTCTTTCATCCTCTATAATTATAGTGTAGATAAGATTACCCTTGACATTAGCATATTCCTAGCTAAAACTgcctatctatctatctatctatctatctatctatctatccacatctatatctatctatctatctatctatctatctagaCATAGCTATTTGGGTTGTGTGCTTCATGTTAGGTCATTTTGGATATTTCGAGACACCTATATATATTGTGGATGGGCTATTGGGGCAGCCATCTCTTTAGTGGAGTTCCTCTCATCTGTTTGTGAGAGGGACTTTGCTAAGGttaaagagagggagagagagaggagaggctcTTTGTTCGAGCTTTTTACCATCCAAGTTTTGAGTGATGCTACAAGGAGCTTCTAACCTGACATCTTGAGGTAATCCTAGTATCAATTTCATGCAAGATTATCCTCCTCTTTCTAGATCTCGAATATGATATTTTCCTTATTTTTGGAACTATTTTTGGGCAATTTTTTGGATCTCTCAATCAGCAGCGATTTAGAGTGCTTTTTCTTGGCGCACATTGGTGCTAGGACATGTGCAAGAACATCTAGGGTGATCACCTACCAAATTCTTGCATGAGCACCACAGATTTTGCGATTTCTCCAAAACACTTTTCTATGTTATTGACTAGATTCACGAAATTGAAGGTGATAGATCGATCATTTCATAAAGATATTTTGGGTAATAATTCACCATAGAGTAGAGAAGCTACAACTAAAAAATCTTTGGATTTGGATAAAGTTTGATCGGATCTGACGTTTTGGACTTTAAgggtgttcttgtgttcttcatCTTTTTCACGCCCCTATCAATACTCACGAACTCCAAGGCGAAGTCTTGATCTTTCGAAGAGATCTTTTGGGTAAAGACTCACAAAAGTTTTGTGGAACTATAGCTCTAATTTTGTAAGTTTTGGAGTCTGTTTGATCCAATTTTGATGCTTGGATCTTACTTCATGGTTTGTCTCTCTAAGCATACCGGCTAAGCTTGTATAGATCTGGAACAGACAGGATTGACCATTTGTTCACATACTGGCTAAGCTGGTATTTTCCTGGCTGAGCTGGGATTTCTTTGATCCTTTGGTGTTTTCTCTTGATCCTTTTGGTGTTTGCTTTCAATCTTCTTGAGAGTACCTCCTAGTTTGACTCAAAGTTTAGTATCTCTCCCATAGCTGCATATTCTTGAATTTGGAAGAGGAGAGGGTTTTGTGGGTCAACTTCAGGATGTATAACACAATTCTCAACAGGAGAATTTTATTTTAAGGTTCCTATTCACCCGCCTCTAGTCGTGGTTCAAATCCTTCACTCACCAACTGTGCCTCTAGTCGTGGTTCAAATCCTTCACTCACCAATTGTTTATAGGACTGGTTGCTAATGTGGAGAGCATTTTTATTGCAATTTGCACCGTGCAGATGGGTCGGCAGGGTGCCTGATTTCGCTTCGTACGTTGTGCTAGGCAATTCATTgcccttaggaagcattttttttgaaaagtttcaGTAATTCACTAAATCCCTTGTCTGATACACCAtgtgtcgccttccattgcaacaattctaGCGTGGTTCCAAGCTTCCTCAACCCATCTTCACAgcctgggtacaacaacttgcgATGGTCCTCTAACATCTTCTGGAACTTTAGCCTCTCCTTTTCGCTCTCACAATCTTCCCGCGCACCGTAGAATGCCTGCCCAAGCTCATCAGTGGGATCATTTTCACCCGCCTCATTTTCAGGCTCTTCCATGGCAGTATCATTGTCAAAGGCACCGAGACCAGGATGCTGCCTAGGAAAATcaggatcttcttcttcattgccttccatcataactcccttttctccatgcttggtccaacaGAAGTATTTGGGCATGAAACCTCTCACGAAAATGTGAGCGTGAAGGGTTCTCCTAGATGAGTAATCTTTATTATTCTGGCATTCTGtgcacgggcagcacataaaaccattacGCTTATTTTTCTCGGCCACATCCAAAAAATAATgtaggccatcaatgaattcctAGGTACGTCGGTCTACTTTGTACATCCATTTCCGGTCCATCTGCTTGGCAAATTAATGGATATAATTCATTACACGGATCGAATAAATATAACCAAATGAATAAATTCTCATGATCGAGTGCAACAACTTGAATAATAATTGAAACGAAAAGGCCATAATAAAAAGATACATGCTAAtacaaaaacaaaaaagttaCATGCTAATACAGAAAGGCCATAATAAATTCTCATGCAATTTGAATAAAAACACATGGTACACCCTAAGGTTTACATAAAAGACcataataaaaaaaacaaaaaagatacatgctaatacaaactactcattaGACCTATGGACCAAGGACTCATGAACCGCCTCGCGAAGTCTCTCCACGTTACGATCAAATTCTACTAGTCCAGCCGCTTTACGCCTTGCATAACATCGAGCCATCAACTCGCGATCATCTTCAGTACCATACAATTCGACATGATTTTCACGCTCAAATCTGCTATTTGCTTTTTGAAATTCAAAGCATTGAAATGCTTTCTTAATCAAACGACGAATACGGCTTCTAATAAGTCCAACATGCTCCTCTGAGCGGAACTCAAGAGAATGTCCGGTGCACTCCAGCTGATTGCGTACCAATGCCCGGGCGACCGCCCGACACTCCAATGCATCATGTTGCATATTCATACTCGCTATACTTGTCTTttacaacaacaaaaaattaaaTGAATTCTTACAAACTAGAGTGCCAAAATAAATACATCAATAGAGCGCAAAAATTAATCATTCCTAATAATATATTGTTGCACTTACAATAACTATTACTTTTATAATTTCATTTCAAATTCATTTACACATACTCTCATGGTAAAAATTAAAACTTTCTATTATCCTCATTTGAGTTATACAAGAAAATCAACTCTATATATACAAGAAAAAATAACATCAACTCCCTATTCTCATGTAGATGAAATAATACAAGCCAAAagcttctatatatatatatatatatatatatatatatatatatatatatatatatatatatatatatatatatatatgcacaacTAAAAGTACCATACCACATTTGAGCTAAAATggtgtaaaaattaagaaaactTTCACAATCTAAATATCTCCTCCATTTATCAATTTCTAAACCATAAAATGTGCTACACAAGAAATGCAAGATGAGAGGAACAAGCTCCTAACCTTTGAAGCTGTTGAATGAATGAAGAATCAAAGAGTCTTCACAAATCGTAGAGGAAATGGGCAAACTCCCCCgacccgagccaagaacagcatgCAAGAactgagctgaatggctcggggaggggaggaagaaggggtaaTAATTGGCCGTGGGAGTTTTGTCCGATTAGAGCCACCAGCCGGGACCAAAGGGCTGGAGTCCCTaggcctttggtcccggttggtggctccaaccgggaccaatGGTCTGGCCGCCACTTGGTCCCgagtggagccacgacccgggaccaaATAACGAACCTttggtcccgggtcgtggctccacccgggaccaaATGGCGGCCAGACCATTAGTCCcgattggagccaccaaccgggaccaaagggctGGAGTCTCtgggcctttggtcccggttggtggctccaactggGACCAAATGCCCCTGTGCTCCCCGCctgcccggctagccgttggactcagGACTAAAGCACTCTttggtcccgggtccaaaggcagCCGAGACAAATGGTGTGGACCAAatgcctgttctgtagtagtgcaatTTTGAAGCCTGGATCTTACTTCATTGTTTGTCTCTCTAAGCATACCGGCTAAGCTAGTATAGATCTGGCTGAGACAGGATTGACCATTTGTTCACATACTGGATAAGCTGGTATAAGCCTGGCTGAGCCGGATTTCTTTGATCCTTTGGTCTTTTCTGTTGATCCTTTTGTTGTTCGCTTTCAATCTTCTTGAGAGTGCCTCCTAGTTTGACTCAAAGTTTAGTAGCTCTCCCATAGCTGCATATTCTTGAATTTGGAAGAGGAGAGGGTTTTGTGGGTCAACTTCAGGACGTAGGACACAATTCTCAACAAGAGAATTTTATTTTAAGGCTCCTATATTCACCTGCCTCTAGTCGTCGTTCCAATCCTTCACTCACCAACTGTTTATAGGACTGGTTGCTAATGTGGAAAGCATTTTTATTACAATTTGCACCGTGCAGATTGGTCGGCAGGGTGCCTGATTTTCTTTGATTCCATCACTAAGGACTGCTTTATATTGTTGGTTGTGATGATGCCAGGTAACTAATACAGTTTTTCTCTCTGCTAGCTTAAGTCATCCACCCATAGCACAATACAATGGCGCTCAGAGACGAGAACAAGGACTTGCTCCAAGCCCAGGTCGAGCTCTGGAACCAGGCCTACAGCTTCATGAAGTCGGTGGCGCATGCGGTTGCCTTGGACCTCCGCATCGCCGACGCCATCCGCCACCACAGCGGCGCCGCCACGCTCCCCCAGATACTGTCTGGGATTGGCATCAACCCCTGTAAGCTTGCCAGCCTCCGTCGCCTCATGCGTGTTCTCACCGTTGCGGGAACATTCGCCATCCAGCCACCGGAGATCTCATCAGGCGGGCATGACGAGCCTGTCTACAAGCTGACGACAGTCTCTTGCCTCCTCACGAGCGACGGCGTCGGCGAGAACACGGCGAGCTGCTTGTCCCCTATGTGCAGCCACCTACTCTACCCTTTCCATGACTCGGTGCTCAGCATGGGCCTCGCCGCATGGTTCCGGAATGAGGAGCCCGGCAAGTGCCCGTACGCCCTGATGCACGGCGTGACCCTGTGGGAGATGTGCGGGAGCAACGACGGGATGAACGCGTCCCTCAACAATGCCATGGCCGCGGACAGCCGCTTCCTGATGCGGATCGTCATGGAGGAGTGCGGAGGGATCTTTGGCGGGATCGACTCGCTGGTCGACGTCGCCGGCGGGGTCGgcggagccgccgccaccatcgctgTAGCGTTTCCATCTTTGAAGTGCACGGTGCTGGATCTCCCTCACGTTGTCACCAAGGCTCCATCTGTCAGCAACGTGCAGTTTGTGGCGGGCAACATGTTTGAGAGCATTCCACCCGCTAATGCTATCTTCCTAAAGGTATCATAGCTCTAGCCCCTTTAGAACTTTCTATGGGTTATCGTAGGTAATTATTGTTGCATTTGAAACTTTAATGTAGCAGGCCCTGGCTATGTTGCTGGtgacatacatatatatatatatatatatatatatatatatatatatatatatatatatatatatatatatatatatatatataggggagTTCAAATCATCGTTCAACTAACTTTATTTTCACTTAATTTTGAGATTTATTTGAACCTATCATAATATAGATGCTAAGTTGTTGGACATAAGGAGAATTGAATCTTGCAATGAAAATGGAAGTCAACGAGGATTGTtgatttattaatttatttttgaCAGAAGCCTGCTATATGTATATTATTCACTGAAAAACAACACCTCAGAAGAATAAAATTAAAGTTTACTGATATGTCAGGTGTCAAGAGATATTGCCCAAGTATTGAATGAAAGTTACTGTTGATAGCAAAGGTGGCAGGAGATGATTAATGGCCAGTTTTTTTGTAAAGAATGTTAGACTAACTTATTAATGCTTATTTATAACAGTACGTCCTGCACGACTGGGCTGATGAAAAGTGCATCAAGTTACTGAAGAATTGCAAGCAAGCTATCCCTTCAAGAGATGCAGGAGGAAAGGTAATCATCATAGATATCGTGATTGGATCTAGCCCGTCAGATAACAAGCTTCTAGAGACGCAAGTTTTGTGTGATCTCTATATCATGCAAATTGGTGGGGTCGAACGAGACGAGCAGGAGTGGAAGAAGATatttcttgcagctggattcaAGGACTACAAGATTATGCCGCTTGGTCTCTGGTCAGCTATCGAGCTCTATCCATGAATGATGCTCACTGTCTGCTAGTTAAATAAAAGCATATGGCGTACTAGTTGCTTTCTGCTGTTGGACTACTATATATTCCGTTTCAGATTTCGAATTCAGTCAGTTTGAATAATCTGTTCAGACATATTGTGAAGCCTATCATGCCTTGCTAAGGAGCATGACTGATCTTTGGAGTCACAATATATTGAGTAATAAagattttaatttattttgcaaTCTCTTACATTTACATCAATGCTACTACAAAAGAGTATAGTAGTGGTACATTAAATAAGAAGACAATAGCCTAATGCATTCTGATTAAAATGTCTCCAATATGTATGCTACGTAGTTGATCACAATTTTTCCAAatttatattttacaacacacgTATACatgttcatatatatatatatatatatatatatatatatatatatatatatatatatatatatatatatatatatacattctTGCTAGGGGGTTTAATCTTTCTCTCTAGCTTTTATCAATTCATCCTCATTCGTTCCTCAAGGAAAGCATTTGCTACTTATGACGCACTCACCTGGTGCTAGGCCAACTGCAACGAGGACTCAAAATGATAGGTATAAGTACATAGAGTTATCAATTGGTAAACTGTGATTACTACACAATCCTTAATTCATAATCCCACCTATTTTGCTGATCATTATATTAAAGATACAGCGTGATAATCAGATCCGATCCATCAGAAGCATTCTACGAAAGAAAAGACAGCAAGTAGAGATGATTAGAGAATATTCAATATACATATATAGTTACCTAATAACTAAGTCATTGCTGACCATCCTTAGCATAGAGGCAAAGCTTGCTGACAGCAAGTCTTCATCGACTGCTGGTGTCACAGAGCCTACTTTACCATCTTTATGGAAAGGAGTCAAGTTTCCATACAGAACAGAACCATAGCAGTGGGGTTCAAGCTAAAACAAACAAGTTTGTAAGTCTAGGAAAACTGAATGTTAAAAAAGGAATCCCGCAACATTCACAGAAGCCCCTGCTACTCATTGTTAGATAAAATCAGCAAACATTCAGAAAAGCTCATGGCTCCTCATTAGATAAAATTAAACCAGGCAACATTAAGAGGAGATGCCTTGATTCAATATTCCTCTTGTAAAGGAAATTTCAATAACTCCTTTGTAGATCAAGCGTAGAGACCATTTCAAATCGATAGCATCGAAGGAATATTTATTTTGTAGAACTCGAATGGAATTGATCCACTAGCCCAGAAACTATTGACTATTCTAGTTCAGATTTTGGATATCAATCCCATTCTTTAAACACAATTAAATTGACCCAAAATACCTATTTACATGAAAATATGATGtcttaataattttttttagtttgtGAGGTTTCTTTTAGTTTATAGTAACTTCCAATAGTGTGACAGAGAACTTACAGGTCTAGTTTGCATGCAACAACAAATTGCTAAAACCATCTGAACAATGTGTTGCAACTGCGGTACCCTGCAAGTAGGACTGCAGCAGCATCATACAATCATCTGAGCAGTGGGTAAAGAGCCAATACAAGGACCGAACAAAACTAGCCAAACTAGCATAGACACAGGAGAACATTGCAACTTCATGACCAAAACAAATAATAGAACTC from Panicum virgatum strain AP13 chromosome 9K, P.virgatum_v5, whole genome shotgun sequence encodes:
- the LOC120647907 gene encoding 5-pentadecatrienyl resorcinol O-methyltransferase-like, producing the protein MALRDENKDLLQAQVELWNQAYSFMKSVAHAVALDLRIADAIRHHSGAATLPQILSGIGINPCKLASLRRLMRVLTVAGTFAIQPPEISSGGHDEPVYKLTTVSCLLTSDGVGENTASCLSPMCSHLLYPFHDSVLSMGLAAWFRNEEPGKCPYALMHGVTLWEMCGSNDGMNASLNNAMAADSRFLMRIVMEECGGIFGGIDSLVDVAGGVGGAAATIAVAFPSLKCTVLDLPHVVTKAPSVSNVQFVAGNMFESIPPANAIFLKYVLHDWADEKCIKLLKNCKQAIPSRDAGGKVIIIDIVIGSSPSDNKLLETQVLCDLYIMQIGGVERDEQEWKKIFLAAGFKDYKIMPLGLWSAIELYP